The sequence GATTACATTTTTAGTGAAGATCAGAACACTCAAAAGCTAACAGAAATGGTTCCATTCTAACAGACAACCAGAAGTAAGGCAACAGATTATTAAAAGAATAACAGTGCATTTCCCTCCCGAACTTACCCTTTCATTATTGGTCTGCTGATGCCTTAAGTATAATTGGAAGTGTAATTGGGAACCCCATTACAACAgaaaaaagaactaaaactatgAAGAGGTGGTCTTATGCTCATCTGTGCATTGAAATTCATGCTGGAAAGGAGCTGCCTAGTTCGGTGGCTATTCATGATGATGGAGTGTATTTGATCAGGAGATTGCATACGACTGGAAACCCTCTTCCTGTGTTCATTGCAAAAATTTTGAACATTCCTCGACTCAATGTGGTGGTGCTACGTGCAGACTATGCAAAAGAAGTGGGTGAGGAAAGTCCCAGCCGGTGGAAGACATCAAGTTGATGACATCCAGGCTGGGGGTGAGGGAACCTCGGCTGTTGTGCAGCCTGCTGTGGTGGGAGCAAGTGGTGGTGCCAATCAGGGGTCTGGTGGTGGAGCTCAGCTTGTTACGGTGGCAGCAAATGGTGGAGCCCAATCAGCTTGTTTCTCAAAACTTAAATTTCAAATATGGTCCAATTGGCAGATGAGTGTGAAAAGGAAGTTATTGATTCCAATAATTTTGCTTTCCTGGAATATATAGAGGAGGAGTGGGGGAGATTATTCCTATTCAGGTGATAGGGAATGAGAGGTGAAGGGGAGATAATTTTTCAAAGGATACTTCAGCAAGTATGATGCAGGTTCCCTCTTCCCATGTGGATAAACTTGATAAGGGCCAAGATTTGtttctttctcaaaatttaaattCGAAGATGAGTTATTGGGTCCTACTAATTTGGAGTGCTTAACAAAGACAAGGCTTTTGTTGTGCCCCAGCAACAAAAATCCTACCGCTATATCAAGCAATGACTAGCTGATCATAGAGTACCGTTGCGCTAATGCAGCAAGAAAAGCGCTAACGCATTGAAGGAGGTAAGAAGGAGAGGGATAAGGATGAAGAGTCAAATATGGTAGGAGCAGATTTTGAGGATAATATTACCAATGATGTGGATCTTGTTAGGCCGACTTTTGAGGAAGGCAAATATCACACCTCCCCTGTCTGATTCTCTTCCATAAGGacgaagaaaagaagaagaagaaaaagaataagtcAGATTCTAGAGTCCTTGAGCGTAGCTTAAATCCTGAGAATGATGGttcatcaactgcttcttcGGAGGAGCTTTCAGAGTCTGGTATTTTTGAATCTTGACAATGAGACTGATTCAGGGAGGGAATATCATTCCTTCATATTTCGGATTGGCATGCAGTTTCTTCAGTTGATCTCTCTCAAGTGGAAGAGACGGAGTTGAAGGACTCTGAGGAGGGGATCTAACATGTTGACGATACTGAGGAAGCGCAAAATGAAGATTCAAATTGCCATTTCGTCTATACCTTCGCTCTAAGGAATGGAAAACTTAATTTGTGGTTTGATCTTATCCTcgtattttcttttcctttgcctTATCTAAGGCTGGTATGGCGCCTCTTAGTTTCTCACTAATTTGGATTGTATCTTGCTTTAGGCagtctttttgttcttttaatataattttttattcacccaaaatttttttttatttaattttctatagtttgtaaattttaattttgtgtGTTGAGTTGCTGATTTGGTAGGTTCTCCCAATTAGATCCAGGGATTCAAAGAGACCAACTTCTAAAGGCTTGGAAACCCTCTTTACCCACAGATAAATAATACCCCATCCAGGGATTCGAGTAATCAATCTCAACATTGGCATTCAAGCAAAAACAAGTCaagataaaattatatatatgatgGTTAAAAACAGAATTAAGAGACACTATAGCAAGAGAGACCAACCTGAACATTTAGGAATGTCCCAAACAGCAATGGACGATGGTGTGCACTCCGGTTCACAAAGTAGTCGACTATCCTCATGGTTGACATTCATAGCAAGCATCCATGAACCAATTGTGACATCCTCATTGCTGAACATTCGGAAGCTGTAGTTCAAACAGATGTAATTCTGTTATGTACAAGTTCAAGATGCCAAAAGAAAATGTGACtgatggtaggaagatggaagtTTTTGTTTTATGTGACCTTAACAGGATCACAGTAACCAACCCCCAAGTATTTGGGGTGTCTACCAAGTCAATTAGGTTACTTTAGCCTATTTTTCACGTGTCTTAAGAGGAGGTGTCAAACCCAGAAGAGAATCATAGTTCTTATCCTAGTCTGAAAACCCATCTATCTTTTCCCAGTTTGAATTAGCAAAGCCCACACCACTTTCATTTCAGGTCTTTTGAATAGCACTTCCCAGCCTTCCCCGCTTGCTAATTGTTAATTTGGTCAACTCCTCACCGTCAAGACCTTTAATGCAAGGGACTAATATAGCTTGCTTTGGCTTTCTGAAACCAGAATTTGAGCCAACTCTGTCCCCATGGACAATGAAAAGTTTCAATGGCTAGCTCTTTGCTGGATTTACATCCAGCTTCTAGAAGGCACAAAAGGAAAAGATTAATTGGGATCCAACTTGCCTGTCATTTTTCAAAGCAACCAAGCTTGTAACAACATCTGCAGAAAGAGCATATATAGGCCCATAAGCATGAAGAAAATACTCCGACCCCAGCAAAGAAGATAGAGGCTCATACCTGCACTAATTAAATGATCTAGTTATCCTATTAGTCGGAAGacacaaaaattacaaacacTAACTTTGAAAAGCAATGAAGGGCTTCAAAAATTATAGAGATCATACTCTTATAGAAGATCCTAGTAGAACTAACCATTTGAGTTTTGGATCAGTGAAAACTGGACCCTTTTTCATGCAACCAAGGTAAGTTTGAGGGTGAGAGCGTTCCTTTGCCAAGAGTAATGAAAGCCGATCTGTAAAATTGGGGCAGGAAAGTTGTAAATACCAAAGTGTAGGAAAGAATTCCACTACTGAACGATATGATCACAGTGAGCAATAGTAAGCTCCCTAAAACAGTCACCTGGCCTCAAATATATGTCATCATCAGCTTTAACATAGAACTCAGAATCAAAAAGTCCATAAGCAGCTTTAAAGAAAGCTAGCCTGCAAGAGAGACATCGATTAGATCTCAGAGTGAGATCTCACAAAAACAGAATATAAGGACAAGCGAAAAAAAAACTAGATTCAAATTATTTCACTGACGTCTTATATGGAAGTCTGCTGTACTCCTCCTCAATATCTAGCAGCAAGAAGTCATCATATTCTGCCACTTCCTTTCTAAGTTCTGACATCTTAGATCGATCACTGCTTTTCCCAATCACAAATCTGAAAGCCAAACCAGTGGCTTCTTCCAAACTGCAAGCCATTGGATCAAATCCAAAAGAGTGAATAATTGAAGATTGAAACAGAAATTTCATAAAATTCTCTACATGTAGTAGATATTTTAACCCATAAGAAAATTCCCAAATTCCAGCATTGGTTACATAAAACTGTAAATCCATATTCCACCATTTTCAGAGCGGGAACCAAACGGTAGATTCAGATTCCGGGAGTCAGCAATTCTGGTAGACACAATAAATCCTAAAATACCGGTATTCAGTAGTTACCACACACCTCTTAGTGGGAATCCACCCTAATTGATCATCAAAGTTCTAATTTGTTAAATTCAAATACGAAAGAAAATTAGAATATACTCAACATAAAGATAAGATGCAGAAATGAAAATGGCCAACATTTTCTTTGGTTCCAAGACACAAAGAGTTAAGAGTTACCGTTGAAGGCCTTGGCTATCAGAAGGCATCCAAGTCTTCCTCAACGACTTACGCCTTCCAGCAGATCCAAAACCTGTCTGAATACCAACAAACCCCATCACCTTATGCCTCTCCCGATCTCCATCAGAACCAACACGATTCCCAACCCCAACGCCACCGCTGCTGCTACTCCTCTCCCAAACAACCTTAACAGATCTAGGTTCAGCATTCCTACATTTATACCCAGAGCTCTGTCTCAGAATGGCAACCAATCCGAAAGAAAATCCAGTAATCCCGATAAGAAGACAAAATATTAGAAGAGTTGATCTCTTGTTGTAAGAAAGCCATGGCTGGTGTGGGTAGAAGAACTTAGGAGACGAAGGCATGTCTGGAAACTCTCCCGTTCATAACTCCAGAGAAACTCTTATAGGGTTTCTGTTTCTGAAGCAAGGAAACAACAGTTTTGCAGATTCTGgtacgaaaatttcagtttcgttCGGGAAAAATGGAAATGAATGCCCTGTGGCATTCATGGAGGCGTTAAATTGAAAGAAAGAGGCAGTTTTCTTCTGGTTTTTGATTCAGATTGCCTTCCCTTTCCCACTGAAAATGGAGATGATTTCAAGGGATCGGAAACTTCGAGGTTTGATTTCGGTTAAGACTTGAGAAGGAAAGACTACGTCtacctacttgactagagacgTAAATCAAACTCAAAAGTGTGAAAGCAGAGATCTCTCTGCCTCTGTTCTATCAGCGGTTATCCTGAttgagatggagatggaggtggAGATGGGTCGGGTTTTATTTGGATTCTTCCAAAACCCGATCAATCACATGTAAGAAAATTTATATTATTTCTTTCTCCCATCATTTTTAAAATGGGCAAATGTTTTCTATTTGTGAGAGGCCCTTGCGTTGCACCCACACATAGGGATACACAATCCTAGGCAGGGGCATGGTGGTCATAGCACTCCTACCTCTCACgatctttttcccttctaaaatttttaggttttcaaTAAACAAGATCTACCTAGCACAATTGATGTATAGAAATGTTGCAAAAGGTCTTAGAGTTCAAATCTCATGGCTTTACCTTCCTTAACAGCATCCGGGCATGAAACCCCAATCGTCGAATGCACACTGGAGAGGTTTTGACATCAATGCCATGTGTCTTCAATGATACTGATTACCTTTCTTTGATTAGTAATCATTGACAAGGGTATCAATCAGTCGGGCCTAATATGACCTGATCATTTTGAAGTCCTATAAAGTGACGTCAATTTGTTTAACCGAACTTACATTGGGTGGGcatgataaagaagaagaagagacaaatCCTCTAACCTCAACCATTTGGGGAAGGTAAggttcaattattattattattattattattattgttaataaTAACAAAAGCATGTCTTAACATTACCGATCTTAAGTTTATGGGCATTGAGGTAAAATAAGAATTTCATGTAATGATTAAAGGTCAAGCTAGGTCGAGCCCATAATCGGTTGGTTTGGTATGGACTATGCATTAGGAATGATTGATTATAATTGGGCGGGGCTTGAGCCCGTCAATTTTATTAATCAGGCTAGGCCAATTAGTAATCACTGATAAGGGTGTCAACCGATCGGGCCTAATCTAGCTTGACCATTTTGAAGTCTAGCACAGTGACGTCAATTTATTTAACTGAGTTTACATTGGGTGGGCATGATAAAGTTTATACACGGCTGATTGTGCTTGGGTTTTAATGGGGCTAATACTTGTTTAACCGTAAACAAGTAGTGATTAAAAACATATTTACTGTTTATACGACAAATCCTCTAAccttccttaccaaaaaaaaaagacaaatccTCTAACCTCAACCATTTGGGGGAAGGTAAGGTTTAATGACCTatcttttttcctattataattattattaaaagcATGTCTTAACATTGCCTATCTTTAGTTTATGGGTATTGGGGTAAAATGAGAATTTCATGTAATGATTAATGGTCAGGCTAGGTTCGGCCCATAATTGGTCGGCTTGGTCTAGCAACTGACGGGTATGGACCATGCATCAGGAATGATTGAATATAATCGGGCTGGGCTTGAGCTCGTCATGTTTATTAATTAGCCTGGGCCTATTTGGACTTTAAATGATTGGGCCTTAAATTAACACCCCTATTCATTGTTATCTTTTGAATTTcttttaggaaaaattacttCGACACCCCCTGTACTCTGGTCCAATTGCTTGACATTCCTAAAGTTTGAAACTATTATTTGAACAATCCTTGCATTTTAAGTTTTCTTACACCCCCACCATTTCATGATGGCGTCATGAGTTGGGAAACTCTCAAATGCCCAAACTAACAGGGGTAGTTGTAAGATGTGATGTGGCATGTATCATGATAGAAGGTTGGGTATTAACATTTTATGCCCACGGGCCGATGGTCTGAGGTTGGGAGAATTTCCAGTGACTGAGGTGGTGGAGATGTCAGCATCGTGACAAAACCCTACTCCGAAGGTTTGGTTCAGGGGTAGTGGTATACCCTGCATGCGATATGTGATTTGATGCAGTGGTAATAGTGGATTATTAATAGGGACTTATAGGGTACCGAAGTAGCCATGTAgtagtagcactaatacccattATGGACTGTTGATTAGGCTTATTTGATAATAAATTGGATCATGACATTGCATCCatctaattgcattcatattggtgTGGTTGAGCTTTGATACTtagtttcatttcatttattattgtgattgcttgtgtgtccaccctcactgggcttcataGAAGCACACCCCATTTGTATCACCCTTTTTAAATGTTGATCTAGGGAACCATCTGGAGTCTGTCACCGAGGAGCCAACCCTCTAGGAGACGATCTTTGGGTCGAGGAGCTAGTTACGCACGAGGTTGATTGCGTATGTGATGACTGTGCTTTTAGAGCATATTGAGAATGATAATGTTCATCttcctttttattgttttgatgTACATATCTGATATAGCCCTAAGGgtataactgtaattatgatatATTATGGAAaccattcttttgtgtaaatatgataaatatcaatagaattcATCAGCTGTGtttcattattgattattaATACATATATAATGATTGTAGAATCATTTCGCAGATTCATGACCATAAAGTACTGCATCAGacatcctggatggattgtggatgGATGGATTGTGTCCTTATCACTAGAATTCAGGTAAGtggaggtagggtgtgacacaTACCACCACCAACATAAAGTTGGTTGTTACCTGTGTATACATCATAAGTGAAGAAGGTGGTTAGGTTAGGGGTACCATGATGAGTGACGCCAATGTCTCGAATCCATGAAGTGGTGAGTGATTTTGCACAGTAGGATGAATGATGAGAGGGGATATGAGAGGTGGTAGTGGCATGAGGTGTGGGGTAATGGTCAGTATGATAGGCTTGGGGTGATGGGTTGGGGCTGTTGAAGGGATGGTTAGGAGAGGGGTTAGGTAGTGGTGGAGATCCGGTAGAGGATCTCGTATTCTGGTGGCCATAATAGCAGGTGTTAGCTTGATGATTTGTGCGACGGCATATGGCACAAGGGCTGTGAGCAAAGGCATTGGAGAGGTTAAAACTGCTTGCAAGACCACAACCACACCCCTGAGAGGAGTTGTTTCCGTGACCACCATTAGAGGGAGCTGGGGCACCACAACCTTGGTGGTTGAGATTGGTTGAGGCATCAATGGCTGGATCAATAATAGGATAGTGAGATTGGCGACCACCATTGGAGGGAGCTGGGGCACCACAAACTTGGTGGTTGAGATTGCCTGAGGCATCAATGGCTAGATCAATAATAGGATAGCGAGAGTTGATGAGATTCTCGTCACTTATAAGAAGTCCATGCATCTATCTAATTGTAAGAGATGAGTTCATTTTGCTCCATCATGATGGAGGCAAGGGCTTGATAGTCACTGAAGAGAGAGCCCCGTTACATCACACACTTTGGCCTAGGAAAAATCAGATGACCTATAATGTTTCCCATGGAGGTCGCAGAGTTGCTAGAGCAGGCAAAGGAGGCCATGGACAGAGGTATCTGAAACATAGATAGTGGGGGAAAGGGTGGGTATCCAACACCCAGAGATCACAGAAATTGACTGTGCAATTTGCCGGGAGGAGGCATATAAGAGCAGGGAGGAGAAATTTGTCTTAGAGATGGGGTAGTCCTTGATGTCTGACCATCAGGCTGCCTCaaagaaatgattttttgaatatTCTCTTTTGGAATAATAGAGGAGTTAAGAAGGCGATTGGAAAAAAAGCCTTCAATGACTTAATCAAACGGAAGAAACCAACTTATGGATTTTATGGAAGAGAAACATGAACAGTCCTATGACTGTATCCAAGTCTGAGCAACATGTGACAATAGCTATGCGCTGGGGGACTGTAGCAAATTCAGATTTCATTTGTACATGCGAGTTGTTTCAGAGTGGATAGAAGATCTCTTTGGTTGGACCTAGTGGATgattccccttagtctcccaccccctggGGGATAATGGGAGATTTTAATGCAACTCTTTACTCTCATGAGAAGCATGGCTCGGGTAACTTCAGCTTGGGTTCGGCTGTAGAGTATGGTGCCATGGTGGATGCTTGCTTTATGTCTCAAGTGCCTTCGCTGGGTAGGAAGTTCACGTGGTCCAATAATTGGCGTAGGGGGAATGTCTGCACTGTTTTGGATAGAAGCTTCTGTAATGAAGATTGGATCTTTTGCTTTCAGGATGTTTCCCAGCTAGTCCTTCCGCGGATGGCATCTGATCATACCCCTTTACTATTGATCTCTAATGCCAGCCATCGGCCTCACAATTGCCCTTTCCGTTTccaccatatttggatggatcATGCAGACTTCGAGCAAATAGTGGCAAATTCTTGGGCGGACTGGTTTCAGGATCACCCATTTTGTCTCTCATAGCCAAGCTTAAATGGCTAAAAGAGGTTCTCAGATGCTAGATGAAGTCTGTCTTCCCTAATTTTGAAAGAGCTCTGGAGGAGGCGAAACAAAATCTAGCTCAAGTGCCGGAACAAATTGAGTATAATTGGATGGATGATCAATTGTTTGCACTAGAGGCATATGCTAAAACGAGTTTGGTCAAGGCTTTGGATAACCATGAGAGACTCTGGGCTCAGAAGGCGAGAATCAGGTGGATGAAATATGGCGACAAAAATTCTAATTTCTTCCATTTATATgtaaaaatgagaagaaatagaaataatattAGAGCTTTAAGAAAGCAAGATGGTTCCTATGTGGAAGGGCAATCTCAGATGGGTGAGTATATTGtggatttttatgaaaaattttatAGATCTGTTTAGACAGTAGACCATATGGAGCTTTTGGACTGTATTCCGAAGATTCTTCAACAGGATGATATTTTCTGTCTTGATTTGCTCCCTGGTGATGCTGAGATTAAGACGACAGTGTGGGAATTGGATCCGGATAGCTCACTTGGTCCTGATGGCTTCTCAAGTGCCTTCTTCAGAAGATGCTGGAATATAGTGGATAGAGAGGTTTGCAATGCTGTGAGATTTTTCTTCAGTAAAAATTGCATGCCTTGTGGTGTaaacaataattttttagtCTTGATTCCCAAGACGGAGGGAGCGGAGACCCTTGAAAAATTCCACCCTCTGTGCATGGGTAACTTCTTCTACAAAATAATATCCAAGGTGATGGCTCTGCGGCTAGAACCTCTCCTTCCTAGACTTATTTTAGAAGAACAGGGTGCGTTTCAAAAAGGGAAGATGATCCATGACAATATCTCTGTTGCTCGAAATTAGCAAATCTGATGTTCTCTTCCACAAGAGGGGGCGGTCTAGGTctaaaaattgatatttagaAAGCATATGACACCATCTCTTGGCCCTTTCTTTTCCAAGCGATGCATCGTTTTGGCTTCTCTGAGATATGGATTAATCGGCTACATCAAATTTCGTCATCGACAAAAATTTCTGTCCTTGTCAATGGAGGGCCACAAGGATTTTTTGGTGTGGAGAGGGGTATGAGACAAGGTGACCCATGCTTTTATCATTACAAAAGAGGTTCTGTCAAGAGGCTTGATGACCCTGGTCCAGAGCAAGAAGATAAAGTCAATTCAGGGTCCCAGAGGCGCTCCTACTCCTAGCCATATTTTATATGCCGAcgacatcttcatcttctcgaATGCATCCATGAGGTATGTTCGTAATTTGAAagattttcttacaaaataccAAGATTTCTTTGGGCAATGTATTAGTCTTTAGAAGAGTAATCTTTTTCTAGGAAGAATTGCTCGTGATCGCAAATAGATTATTTTAGAGATCCTAGGAATTCCTATTTGTGGCTTCCCTATTCGCTATCTTGGTGTGGATATTTTTAAGGGTAGAGTGAAGGAGGCATTGCTGCCTGTGATGGATAGGGTTAAAAGCCGATTAGCTAggtggaaaggaaagcttctgTCAATGGTGGGAATGGTGGAATTGATTAGATCTGTCGAATCTACCATTCCAAATCATAGTTTTGAGGTGTATTGGTGGCCTTCCTCTCTCCTTGAGACAATAGAGTGATGGCTGAGAAACTTTATTTGGACTGGGGAGGTAGACTCTTCAAAAGCAATCATGATTAGATGGGATTCTATTTGCAAGCTGAAGAAGGAAGGGGGCTTGGGGATTAGAACGCTTTGCGACTCAAATATGGCTATGCTCAGTAAGATGGTGTGGCGTCTCAAGTATGGGAACCATGCTACTAGCTCATTTCTCAGGGCAAGATTCATCAAGAAGAATGGCGCTTTTAATAGGGGTTGTAGGCCATCCTCTATCGCCTTGGGTATCAGGAAGATGTGGAGGTTTGtggatttgaatgaaagatGGATCATTGGTAATGGGGGCCTAGCGAGATTCTGGAAAGATAATTGGTGGGACCTAATTCTATCTTGGACGAGATTCAAGATGTGGATATCTCTCACCTTGATTCTGATGCCAAAGTAGGTGATTTTATAAGAAATGGTGAATAAACCCTTCCAGAAGTTAAATCAGAGCTCCTCCAGACTATTTTTAAGGCAGTTAAAGAGGTCAAAATTCCTATTTATCAGGTGGAGGACCTATGTGTATGGCAACTGACTACGTTGGGATCTTTCTCTACAGCTTCTGCTTGGGAGACTGCTAGAAGAAAAGCGCCAAAGGTGTGTTGGAGTTCTTTGATTTGGTGCAAAGGTCTTCCTCCCAGATACTCCACTCTAGGATGGCGCCTTGCCCATGAGAGGCTTCCCACTGACGAGATGGCTAGAAAGAAAGGAGCTCAAATAGCGTTTAGATGCGCTCTCTGCAACCAAGCGGAGGAAAGTATTAACCATATTTTCCTAAATTGTTAGTTCTCTGTGGGCATTTGGGAAAAGTTTACAAGATACTTTGGAGTCCGATGGATAGTTCATAGCTCAGTGACAAATCTGATgatgtggtggaagaggaagcaAGAACCATTAATTTGAAATATCCATGGTTGATGGGATTCACCATCATTGTAGCCCATATATGGTGGGAACGTAACAGAAGATGGTATGAGGACCTTGCGACGAATGCGAGATATTCATATGAATACATTCGGCAGGAAATTTGTCTCTGTGTAGGGCGCTCTAAGGTTAAGATTAAAATAGTTTCTGATTTGTCTTGCTGGAGGAATTTGGGCTTAATttacaaaaaatcaaaaggttGCGCCTCCTCTTGAAGTGCATTGGTGCAAGCCTCCGATAAATTGGATTAAAAGAAATGTTAACGGCAGCTCTCTGGGTAACCCAGGCAGAGTAGGGGCAGGGGCATTACCAGAGATAGCGAGGGGTAGGTCTATGATTCCTT is a genomic window of Macadamia integrifolia cultivar HAES 741 chromosome 13, SCU_Mint_v3, whole genome shotgun sequence containing:
- the LOC122058679 gene encoding probable beta-1,3-galactosyltransferase 14 produces the protein MPSSPKFFYPHQPWLSYNKRSTLLIFCLLIGITGFSFGLVAILRQSSGYKCRNAEPRSVKVVWERSSSSGGVGVGNRVGSDGDRERHKVMGFVGIQTGFGSAGRRKSLRKTWMPSDSQGLQRLEEATGLAFRFVIGKSSDRSKMSELRKEVAEYDDFLLLDIEEEYSRLPYKTLAFFKAAYGLFDSEFYVKADDDIYLRPDRLSLLLAKERSHPQTYLGCMKKGPVFTDPKLKWYEPLSSLLGSEYFLHAYGPIYALSADVVTSLVALKNDSFRMFSNEDVTIGSWMLAMNVNHEDSRLLCEPECTPSSIAVWDIPKCSGLCNPEKKLLELHKKEICSKSPTLASYD
- the LOC122059022 gene encoding uncharacterized protein LOC122059022, which translates into the protein MGDFNATLYSHEKHGSGNFSLGSAVEYGAMVDACFMSQVPSLGRKFTWSNNWRRGNVCTVLDRSFCNEDWIFCFQDVSQLVLPRMASDHTPLLLISNASHRPHNCPFRFHHIWMDHADFEQIVANSWADWFQDHPFCLS